tactccataatttatgaaatttattctCTTGTTTTGCAGGCAATATAATATCTTTTCTCGTATTCTTGGCGCCACTGTAAGAaagagtttattttattgcattactatttgtttttattttgtaattagtGTAGTGATAGTCATCTTCGTCTTATCTTTCTTCCTTACCAAACGAGCCCTGATGTAATGTTAATGCGCAGGCCAACGTTTTACAGAATTTGTAGGAAGAAATCGTCGGAAGGGTTTCAATCAATACCGTATTCGATCTCATTTTTCAGCGCATCGTTGTTGCTTTACTACGCTTACCTTAAAACAAATGCTTATATGATCGTTAGCATTAATGGTATTGGTTGTGTGATTGAAGCACTTTACATCTTCCTCTATATACTATATGCTCCAAAGAAGGTCAAGGTaagatactactactattacaactagctctctctctccctctttcGGTTTCTTGGTTGAAAATgatgataatttttattcagcTATTCACAATGAGATGGATTCTCCTGTTCAATGGTGGAGGTTTGGCAGTGATCATGTTAGTTTCTCTACTTGTTGTACATGGCTCAAAGAGGGTTACTTTAGTAGGATGGGTTTGCGCCATTATCAACATTGCTGTATTTGCCGCTCCTTTAAGCGTTATGGtaaattaatattcttttacaaattatttttcttttcaaagaTACTCGCATCAACTGCTCGTTGCTGCGAGCATCTCAACTTTGAaactctattttaattatgaataagCATGAGTTcttgttaattttttgtatgtcTTTATAGAGACAAGTTATTAGAACAAGAAGTGTAGAGTTCATGCCATTTGCACTATCATTTTTCCTCTCCCTTTGTGCTACAACTTGGTTTTTCCATGGATTCTTCATCAGGGACTACTACATTGCAGTGAGtgtaacaaattaattactttcgatatttcttttacaaaaaattaaatgttggttttaatttttgactCGTGCTAATATTGTTGCAGTTGCCAAATATTTTGGGACTTCTATTAGGAGTTACTCAAATGATCTTGTACTTCATCTACAAAGACAAAAAGCAATCATGTGTACAAGCAAATTTTGAGGTGGAGAAGACTGCCTCAAATTCCGGAAATGATATtgaaatgaatatgaattttgatgCAAATGTAAAGAAAGGTGTCGACACAAATTTTGCGCTTGAGGAAAATGTTTCGGACTTAAAAAATGATGACGAAATGAAAATGGATTTTGACAAGGGCACCAAGATTATTTCAACAAGGGAACTGCTATTTTAAAGTAGTTGTCTTGGTATTTCATGTGGAGagtattttaatgaataatgaatcAATGTAATCAATtctttcattctatttatctTACTT
The nucleotide sequence above comes from Salvia hispanica cultivar TCC Black 2014 chromosome 5, UniMelb_Shisp_WGS_1.0, whole genome shotgun sequence. Encoded proteins:
- the LOC125189778 gene encoding bidirectional sugar transporter NEC1-like; translation: MAFFNADRLAIIFGLLGNIISFLVFLAPLPTFYRICRKKSSEGFQSIPYSISFFSASLLLYYAYLKTNAYMIVSINGIGCVIEALYIFLYILYAPKKVKLFTMRWILLFNGGGLAVIMLVSLLVVHGSKRVTLVGWVCAIINIAVFAAPLSVMRQVIRTRSVEFMPFALSFFLSLCATTWFFHGFFIRDYYIALPNILGLLLGVTQMILYFIYKDKKQSCVQANFEVEKTASNSGNDIEMNMNFDANVKKGVDTNFALEENVSDLKNDDEMKMDFDKGTKIISTRELLF